Proteins encoded together in one Vigna angularis cultivar LongXiaoDou No.4 chromosome 5, ASM1680809v1, whole genome shotgun sequence window:
- the LOC128196639 gene encoding secreted RxLR effector protein 161-like translates to MLDCKEAATPIATNCYLDLDEAGKDVDQKMYTCMIESLLYLTANKPDIMHSVCLCARFQSSPKESHLTAIKRILKYLKGTKSLGLWYPNCTNIFLEGYSDSDFEGCKLDRKSTSDTCHLLGFSLVNWHSKKQACVALSTTEAEYIAAGSCCAQLLMIKSQLEDYSISLDHIPLKCDNTSAINLTKNPVLHSKTKHIEITHHFI, encoded by the coding sequence ATGCTGGATTGCAAGGAAGCTGCAACTCCCATAGCTACAAACTGCTACCTAGATCTTGATGAAGCTGGTAAGGACGTTGATCAAAAGATGTATACATGTATGATCGAATCTTTGTTATATCTAACTGCCAATAAACCTGACATCATGCACAGTGTATGTCTTTGTGCTAGATTTCAGTCTTCACCTAAAGAATCACACCTAACTgctataaaaagaattttgaaatatcttaaagGAACAAAAAGTCTTGGACTGTGGTATCCAAActgtacaaatatttttcttgaaggtTATAGTGATTCTGACTTTGAAGGATGTAAGCTAGATAGAAAGAGCACTAGTGACACTTGTCATCTACTTGGATTTTCTTTAGTCAattggcattcaaagaaacaagcttgtgtgGCATTATCCACCACAGAAGCTGAATACATAGCAGCTGGTAGCTGTTGTGCTCAACTTCTTATGATCAAGAGCCAACTAGAAGATTACAGTATATCACTAGATCACATTCCCTTAAAATGTGATAACACAAGCGCAATAAATTTGACTAAAAATCCTGTTCTTCATTCGAAAactaagcatattgaaataaCACATCACTTCATATGA